From Candidatus Methylopumilus planktonicus, a single genomic window includes:
- a CDS encoding F0F1 ATP synthase subunit epsilon yields the protein MVATVHIDVVSAEESIFSGEAEFIAAPAQMGEVGIYPHHAPMITSIKPGALRIKLADKNEEQLIYISGGILEVQPGVVTVLADTAIRGHDLDEAQANAAKKAAEEAMKNRSSDVDYAKAQAELAEAIAQIQAIQKLRQKH from the coding sequence ATGGTTGCAACGGTTCATATTGATGTAGTAAGCGCTGAAGAATCTATTTTTTCAGGGGAAGCTGAATTTATAGCAGCACCTGCACAAATGGGTGAAGTGGGTATTTATCCGCATCATGCACCGATGATTACATCGATTAAACCAGGCGCGTTGCGCATCAAATTAGCGGATAAAAATGAAGAACAACTCATTTATATTTCAGGCGGTATTTTAGAAGTGCAACCAGGGGTGGTGACAGTGTTAGCGGATACAGCGATTCGTGGTCATGATCTTGATGAGGCGCAAGCGAATGCAGCTAAAAAAGCGGCTGAAGAAGCAATGAAAAATCGATCATCCGATGTGGATTATGCAAAAGCGCAAGCTGAATTAGCTGAAGCGATTGCTCAAATTCAAGCGATTCAAAAATTACGCCAAAAACATTAA
- the atpG gene encoding F0F1 ATP synthase subunit gamma, whose protein sequence is MASSKEIRTKIKSVENTRKITKAMEMVAASKMRKAQERMRQARPYAEKIRNVAAHLSYAQSEYKHPFLVKKDQVKNIGLIVVTSDKGLCGGLNTNVLRMSVNQMKQWESQGKKVHVSALGNKGLGFMTRINANVKSHITGLGDTPHVEKLIGAIKVMLDAYVNGEVDQLFICYTKFINTMKQDPVVDQLLPLSGEKIGSPEGPWDYIYEPDAQSVIDQLLTRYIESLIYHGVTENMASEQSARMVAMKSASDNAKNVIGELKLVYNKARQAAITKEISEIVGGAAAVA, encoded by the coding sequence ATGGCCAGTAGTAAAGAAATCAGAACCAAGATCAAGAGTGTGGAAAATACACGAAAGATCACCAAGGCGATGGAGATGGTCGCAGCATCTAAGATGCGTAAAGCGCAAGAGCGTATGCGTCAAGCTCGACCTTATGCTGAGAAAATCAGAAACGTGGCAGCACATTTGTCTTACGCCCAATCTGAGTATAAACATCCATTTCTCGTGAAAAAAGACCAAGTAAAAAATATTGGTTTGATTGTAGTCACTTCAGATAAAGGTTTATGTGGTGGCCTTAATACCAACGTTTTAAGAATGTCTGTCAATCAGATGAAACAATGGGAATCACAAGGTAAAAAGGTACACGTGAGTGCATTAGGTAATAAAGGTTTAGGTTTCATGACGCGTATTAACGCGAATGTGAAATCACACATCACAGGTTTAGGTGATACGCCGCATGTTGAAAAACTAATTGGTGCAATCAAAGTAATGTTAGATGCATATGTAAATGGTGAAGTTGATCAGCTCTTTATTTGCTATACCAAATTTATTAATACGATGAAACAAGACCCTGTTGTGGATCAATTGTTACCACTCTCAGGTGAAAAAATCGGAAGTCCAGAAGGCCCATGGGATTATATCTATGAGCCGGATGCACAAAGTGTGATTGATCAATTATTAACACGTTATATCGAATCATTGATTTATCACGGCGTCACAGAAAATATGGCGTCAGAACAATCCGCACGAATGGTTGCAATGAAGTCTGCTTCAGATAATGCGAAGAATGTAATTGGCGAATTGAAATTGGTTTATAACAAAGCGCGTCAAGCGGCAATTACAAAAGAAATTTCAGAAATTGTGGGTGGTGCAGCTGCGGTTGCATAA
- the atpA gene encoding F0F1 ATP synthase subunit alpha: MQLSTSEISELIKSRLENFSTTAEARTQGTVVSVTDGIVRIHGLSNVMSGEMIEFPGNTYGLALNLERDSVGAVVLGDYEHITEGDVCKCTGRILEVPVGPELIGRVVNALGQPIDGKGPVKTKLTDKLEKVAPGVIARKSVSQPVQTGLKSVDSMVPVGRGQRELIIGDRQTGKTAVATDAIINQKGQNMTCIYVAIGQKASTIANVVRKLEEHGAMEYTIIVAATASDSAALQFLAPYAGCTMGEYFRDRGEDALIIYDDLTKQAIAYRQISLLLRRPPGREAYPGDVFYIHSRLLERAARVNEDYVEKFTKGKVKGKTGSLTALPIIETAAGDVSAFVPTNVISITDGQIFLETDLFNAGIRPAINAGISVSRVGGAAQTKVIKKLGGGVRLALAQYRELAAFAQFASDLDEATRKQLDRGRMFTELMKQAQYAPLSVSQMAVTLFAANKGYFDDVPTIKVLAFENALHGFMNSKYKKIMQDIEKTTDLSGDNEKALEKAIEDFKSSNAY; this comes from the coding sequence ATGCAGTTATCAACATCAGAAATTAGTGAACTCATCAAAAGTCGATTAGAGAATTTCTCGACAACCGCTGAAGCGAGAACACAGGGTACGGTCGTATCAGTGACCGACGGTATTGTGCGTATTCACGGATTGTCAAATGTGATGTCTGGTGAAATGATCGAATTCCCAGGGAATACATATGGGCTTGCTTTGAATCTTGAACGTGACTCTGTAGGTGCTGTGGTGCTAGGTGATTACGAACACATTACAGAAGGTGATGTATGTAAATGTACAGGCCGTATTTTAGAAGTGCCTGTAGGCCCAGAATTGATTGGCCGTGTGGTCAATGCACTTGGTCAACCTATTGATGGTAAAGGCCCAGTTAAAACTAAACTTACTGACAAGCTTGAGAAAGTTGCACCAGGTGTGATTGCACGTAAATCTGTATCCCAACCAGTTCAAACAGGTTTGAAATCTGTTGACTCGATGGTGCCAGTCGGACGAGGCCAACGTGAATTGATTATTGGCGACCGTCAAACGGGTAAAACAGCTGTAGCGACTGACGCGATTATTAATCAAAAAGGTCAAAACATGACCTGTATCTACGTGGCGATTGGTCAAAAAGCATCTACTATCGCTAACGTCGTGAGAAAACTTGAAGAACACGGCGCGATGGAATACACAATCATCGTTGCAGCTACAGCTTCTGATTCAGCAGCGTTGCAATTCTTAGCGCCTTACGCGGGCTGTACGATGGGTGAATATTTCCGCGATCGTGGTGAAGATGCGCTTATTATTTATGATGACTTAACAAAGCAAGCGATTGCTTATCGTCAAATTTCATTACTCTTACGTCGTCCACCAGGCCGAGAAGCTTATCCTGGCGACGTTTTCTATATTCACTCACGTTTACTTGAACGTGCAGCACGCGTGAATGAAGACTATGTAGAAAAATTTACAAAAGGAAAAGTGAAGGGTAAAACAGGTTCACTCACTGCATTACCAATCATCGAAACAGCGGCAGGTGACGTATCAGCATTCGTACCAACAAACGTGATTTCGATTACTGACGGTCAGATCTTCCTTGAAACAGACTTATTTAACGCAGGTATTCGTCCAGCGATTAACGCAGGTATTTCTGTGTCTCGCGTGGGTGGGGCTGCACAAACTAAAGTGATTAAAAAATTAGGCGGTGGTGTACGTTTAGCTCTAGCTCAATATCGTGAGTTAGCAGCGTTTGCACAATTTGCATCTGATCTTGATGAGGCTACACGTAAACAATTGGATCGCGGTCGCATGTTTACAGAACTTATGAAGCAAGCACAATATGCACCTTTAAGTGTTTCACAAATGGCTGTGACATTATTTGCAGCAAACAAAGGGTACTTTGATGATGTTCCAACGATTAAAGTGTTGGCATTTGAAAATGCATTGCATGGTTTCATGAATTCTAAATACAAAAAGATTATGCAAGACATCGAAAAAACAACTGACTTATCGGGTGACAATGAAAAAGCACTTGAAAAGGCGATTGAAGATTTCAAATCAAGTAACGCTTACTAA
- the glmS gene encoding glutamine--fructose-6-phosphate transaminase (isomerizing) yields the protein MCGIVGAISNKNIVPHLIEGLSRLEYRGYDSSGIAVVRNGIERVRSVGRVSEIEAMVKDQKLEGFLGIGHTRWATHGGVTELNAHPHVSEGEIAVVHNGIIENYEEKREHLKKLGYHFESQTDTEVIAHLIHYFIKHKNKTLLEATQMLGEELRGAFAIAVISLKNPDEMICARLGCPLIIGLGDTQNFIASDISALLAVTRKVIYLEDGDIVQVKKDGIQIFGKDKKVITRKTHISEVTLSSMELGPYDHFMQKEIYEQPRALTDTIEAIIDQGHFDVSLFGQDAKDVFSKIDSILILAAGTSYYAGVTAKYWLESIAKIPTTVEISSEYRYRDSVPNANQLILTISQSGETLDTMEALKHAQSLGQHLSLAICNVQESTIARASKLILYTRAGAEIGVASTKAFTTQLVSLFSLAVAIATFKKLINKTEEKNYLESLRHLPGSIQQALNLEPQIKEWAKLFADKHHALFLGRGIHYPIAMEGALKLKEISYIHAEAYPAGELKHGPLALVDHDMPVVVIAPNDNLLEKVKSNMQEVKARGGEIFVFADADSHFSESPGVRVIRTPRHTGVLSPIIHSIPVQLLAYHVALIKGTDVDKPRNLAKSVTVE from the coding sequence ATGTGCGGCATTGTAGGTGCAATTTCAAATAAAAATATCGTTCCACATTTAATCGAAGGATTAAGTCGTCTCGAATATCGTGGTTATGATTCTTCCGGTATTGCAGTGGTAAGAAATGGCATTGAGCGAGTTCGTTCCGTAGGACGTGTTTCTGAGATTGAAGCAATGGTTAAAGATCAGAAATTGGAAGGATTTTTAGGTATTGGTCATACTAGATGGGCAACACATGGCGGCGTCACTGAACTTAACGCACATCCACATGTATCAGAGGGCGAGATTGCAGTAGTTCACAATGGGATTATTGAAAATTATGAAGAAAAACGAGAGCACCTTAAAAAATTAGGTTACCACTTTGAATCACAAACAGATACGGAAGTCATTGCACATCTCATTCATTATTTTATCAAACATAAAAATAAAACTCTTCTTGAAGCAACTCAAATGCTGGGTGAAGAATTAAGGGGTGCATTTGCAATTGCTGTGATCTCGCTTAAAAATCCTGATGAAATGATTTGTGCACGTCTAGGCTGCCCTCTTATCATCGGATTAGGAGATACACAAAATTTCATTGCATCAGATATTTCAGCGCTTTTAGCCGTCACTAGAAAGGTAATCTATCTTGAAGACGGTGATATTGTTCAAGTTAAAAAAGATGGGATTCAAATTTTTGGTAAAGATAAAAAGGTGATTACACGTAAAACACATATTAGTGAAGTAACTTTATCCTCCATGGAATTAGGCCCATATGATCACTTTATGCAAAAAGAAATTTATGAGCAACCTCGCGCTTTGACCGATACGATTGAAGCCATCATTGATCAAGGTCATTTTGACGTAAGCTTGTTTGGGCAAGACGCAAAGGACGTATTTTCTAAAATAGATAGTATTTTAATTTTGGCGGCAGGGACAAGTTATTACGCAGGAGTCACGGCTAAGTATTGGTTAGAAAGTATTGCAAAAATACCAACCACGGTAGAAATCTCAAGCGAATATCGGTATCGCGACTCAGTACCTAATGCTAATCAATTGATCCTCACTATTTCTCAGTCGGGCGAAACTTTAGATACGATGGAAGCTTTAAAGCATGCCCAGTCTTTAGGCCAGCATTTAAGTTTAGCAATTTGTAATGTGCAGGAAAGTACGATTGCGCGTGCATCAAAACTTATTCTATATACAAGGGCAGGTGCAGAAATTGGCGTAGCATCTACTAAAGCTTTTACAACACAACTGGTATCCCTTTTTAGTTTAGCTGTGGCGATTGCTACTTTTAAAAAGCTTATTAACAAGACAGAAGAAAAAAATTATCTAGAAAGTTTAAGACATTTACCAGGTAGCATCCAACAAGCGCTTAACTTAGAACCGCAAATTAAAGAGTGGGCAAAGTTATTTGCTGATAAACACCATGCACTATTCCTGGGTCGAGGTATTCATTACCCGATTGCTATGGAAGGAGCGCTGAAATTAAAAGAGATTTCATATATTCATGCAGAAGCTTATCCTGCAGGCGAATTAAAGCATGGACCCTTAGCCTTGGTGGATCATGATATGCCAGTCGTAGTGATTGCACCAAACGACAATTTACTCGAAAAAGTAAAATCTAATATGCAGGAAGTCAAAGCGCGTGGCGGTGAAATTTTTGTGTTCGCAGATGCTGACAGTCATTTTTCGGAAAGTCCTGGTGTTCGAGTGATTAGAACGCCAAGACATACTGGCGTATTGTCTCCGATTATTCACTCTATTCCAGTTCAGTTATTGGCTTATCATGTCGCACTTATTAAAGGTACAGATGTAGATAAACCCCGTAACCTAGCAAAGTCTGTCACGGTTGAGTAA
- the glmU gene encoding bifunctional UDP-N-acetylglucosamine diphosphorylase/glucosamine-1-phosphate N-acetyltransferase GlmU, which translates to MSLSIVILAAGKGTRMRSYLPKVLQPLAHKPLLGYVIDASMSFKPKELVVVYGYGGDLVKKTFPSPDIQWVEQKEQLGTGHALQQAVPLINDGGNTLILYGDVPLIDQKTIERLIIKGQKNLAVLTYLKEDPKGYGRIVKKDGQIQKIVEEKDCDESQKNIKEINTGIMCAPNHLLKNWLTRLTNKNAQKEYYLTDIVGLSIEDNIEVLSESADNEASITGINSKYELATMERNYQLMTAKTLMEQGVTIIDPSRIDIRGEVTAGQDVTIDVGCIFEGKVVLGSHVKVAAYSHIKDSVIGDHSSIEPYSHIVESKVGSHCRIGPFARLRPGTQLQNHVHIGNFVEIKNSEVNDHTNINHLSYVGDSLVGKSVNIGAGTITCNYDGANKHPTTIEDDVFIGSNTALVAPVKIGKGATIAAGSTIIKDAPPGDLTVSRGKQTSISGWKKPTKK; encoded by the coding sequence ATGTCTTTATCTATTGTGATTTTAGCTGCAGGCAAAGGAACGCGGATGCGTTCTTATTTACCCAAAGTCTTGCAACCGCTTGCTCATAAACCTCTTCTCGGTTATGTCATTGATGCTTCTATGTCATTCAAACCTAAAGAGCTTGTGGTGGTTTATGGATATGGCGGCGATCTCGTCAAAAAAACATTTCCATCGCCCGATATTCAATGGGTAGAGCAAAAAGAACAGTTGGGCACAGGCCATGCTTTGCAACAAGCTGTTCCTTTAATCAATGACGGGGGTAATACGCTCATTTTATATGGTGATGTACCTTTAATTGATCAAAAAACGATTGAACGCCTAATTATAAAAGGCCAAAAAAATTTAGCTGTTTTAACTTACTTAAAAGAGGATCCAAAAGGCTACGGTAGAATTGTAAAAAAAGACGGCCAAATACAAAAAATTGTAGAAGAAAAAGATTGTGATGAATCACAAAAAAATATTAAAGAAATTAATACAGGCATTATGTGCGCCCCCAACCATCTCTTAAAAAATTGGCTTACAAGACTGACCAATAAGAACGCTCAAAAAGAATATTATTTGACAGATATTGTAGGGCTGTCCATTGAAGATAACATTGAAGTATTAAGCGAATCTGCGGATAATGAAGCATCCATTACCGGAATTAATTCGAAATATGAATTAGCAACCATGGAAAGGAACTATCAACTTATGACAGCAAAAACATTGATGGAACAGGGTGTCACCATAATAGATCCGAGCCGAATTGATATCCGTGGCGAAGTCACAGCAGGACAAGATGTGACGATTGATGTAGGTTGTATTTTTGAAGGCAAGGTCGTTTTGGGTAGTCATGTGAAAGTTGCAGCGTATTCGCATATCAAAGATAGCGTCATTGGTGACCATTCCTCGATCGAACCCTATTCACATATTGTTGAAAGTAAAGTGGGGAGCCATTGTCGTATTGGACCCTTTGCAAGATTAAGACCTGGTACCCAGCTTCAAAATCATGTGCACATTGGTAATTTTGTAGAAATTAAAAATAGTGAAGTGAACGATCACACCAACATCAATCACTTAAGCTATGTCGGCGATAGCCTTGTAGGCAAATCAGTCAACATAGGTGCCGGAACTATTACATGCAATTATGATGGTGCAAATAAACATCCGACTACTATTGAGGATGATGTTTTTATAGGATCAAATACAGCATTAGTAGCACCCGTTAAAATTGGTAAGGGCGCTACGATTGCAGCAGGATCGACGATTATTAAAGATGCTCCACCAGGAGATCTCACCGTGTCACGTGGAAAACAAACCAGCATTTCTGGCTGGAAAAAACCTACAAAGAAATAA
- the atpD gene encoding F0F1 ATP synthase subunit beta produces MASKQIGKVVQCIGAVVDVEFPRDQMPKVFDALIIDDKDSQAEAGLTLEVQQQLGDGIVRTIAMGSSDGLARGTAFKSTGAAINVPVGTGTLGRIMDVLGRPIDELGPIKSKEFRSIHQKAPDFKDLSPSVDLLETGIKVIDLVCPFAKGGKVGLFGGAGVGKTVNMLELINNIAKQHSGLSVFAGVGERTREGNDFYHEMSDAGVIKLDDMEESKVAMVFGQMNEPPGNRLRVALSGLTMAEKFRDEGRDVLFFVDNIYRYTLAGTEVSALLGRMPSAVGYQPTLADEMGRLQERITSTKTGSITSIQAVYVPADDLTDPSPATTFQHLDSTVVLSRDIASLGIYPAVDPLDSTSRQLDPLVVGEEHYQVARSVQSTLQRYKELRDIIAILGMDELSPEDKLAVSRARKIQRFLSQPFHVAEVFTGAPGKYVTLKDTIKGFKAIVSGEYDHLPEQAFYMVGSIEEAVAKAKTLS; encoded by the coding sequence ATGGCTAGTAAACAAATCGGAAAAGTAGTTCAGTGTATCGGAGCGGTGGTTGACGTCGAGTTTCCTCGCGATCAAATGCCAAAAGTATTTGATGCATTAATTATAGATGACAAAGACTCACAAGCTGAAGCAGGATTGACACTCGAAGTGCAACAACAGCTAGGCGATGGAATTGTTAGAACGATTGCGATGGGTTCGTCGGACGGACTTGCACGTGGTACCGCATTTAAATCTACGGGCGCTGCGATCAATGTGCCAGTAGGTACAGGCACTCTAGGTCGTATCATGGATGTGCTTGGTCGCCCGATTGACGAATTAGGCCCAATTAAATCTAAAGAATTCCGTTCTATTCACCAAAAAGCACCAGACTTCAAAGACCTGTCACCTTCTGTTGATCTTCTTGAAACAGGTATTAAGGTCATTGACTTAGTTTGCCCGTTCGCTAAAGGCGGTAAAGTGGGTCTCTTCGGCGGTGCCGGTGTAGGCAAGACTGTGAACATGTTGGAACTCATTAACAATATTGCTAAACAACACTCAGGTTTATCTGTATTCGCAGGTGTGGGTGAACGGACTCGCGAAGGTAACGACTTCTATCATGAAATGTCAGATGCAGGCGTTATTAAATTAGATGACATGGAAGAATCTAAAGTAGCGATGGTGTTTGGCCAGATGAACGAGCCACCAGGCAACCGTTTACGCGTAGCGCTTTCAGGTTTAACCATGGCTGAAAAATTCCGTGACGAAGGTCGTGATGTTCTTTTCTTCGTAGATAATATTTATCGATACACGCTCGCAGGTACCGAAGTATCAGCACTTCTTGGACGTATGCCTTCAGCGGTAGGATACCAACCAACACTCGCTGATGAAATGGGGCGCTTACAAGAGCGTATCACTTCAACAAAAACAGGTTCGATTACTTCGATTCAAGCGGTTTATGTCCCAGCCGATGACTTGACTGATCCATCACCTGCAACAACATTCCAACATTTGGATTCAACAGTTGTATTGTCTCGTGACATTGCTTCTCTTGGTATTTATCCAGCGGTGGACCCATTGGATTCAACATCACGTCAGCTTGATCCGCTCGTAGTGGGTGAAGAACATTATCAAGTCGCACGCTCTGTGCAATCTACATTACAACGCTATAAAGAATTACGCGATATTATTGCGATTCTTGGTATGGACGAATTATCTCCGGAAGATAAATTAGCGGTGAGTCGTGCACGTAAAATTCAACGTTTCTTATCACAACCATTCCACGTCGCTGAAGTCTTTACAGGCGCTCCTGGTAAATATGTGACATTGAAAGATACGATCAAAGGCTTTAAAGCAATCGTGAGTGGTGAATATGATCATTTACCAGAACAAGCGTTCTATATGGTTGGTAGCATCGAAGAAGCTGTAGCAAAAGCAAAAACATTATCTTAA
- a CDS encoding NAD-dependent epimerase codes for MKILVTGVAGFIGMHCAKKLLDDGHEIIGIDNLNDYYDVALKNDRLKILESYKHFRFLKLDIKDQKDVLNLFKKEIPQRVLHLAAQAGVRYSIQNPYVYIDSNIQGFINILEGCRTIKADHLVFASSSSVYGGNEKVPFSEHDNVDHPISLYAATKKANELMAHTYSHLYQIPATGLRFFTVYGPWGRPDMSPILFTKAILANEPIQVFNHGDMMRDFTYIDDIIVSVKETLFKSATPSTNFDSKNPDPASSHAPYRIFNIGNSQPLPLMHFIETLEDALGKKAIMKMTDMQPGDVKETSADTSELNRWVNFKPNTSIKEGVKQFVDWYKTYY; via the coding sequence ATGAAAATCTTGGTGACAGGTGTAGCCGGTTTTATTGGCATGCATTGCGCCAAAAAACTTCTTGATGATGGTCATGAAATTATTGGTATCGATAATCTGAATGACTATTACGATGTGGCTTTAAAAAATGATCGGCTTAAAATATTAGAAAGTTATAAGCATTTTCGTTTTCTAAAGCTTGATATTAAAGACCAAAAAGACGTTCTTAATCTTTTTAAAAAAGAAATACCTCAACGAGTTCTTCATCTTGCAGCACAAGCAGGCGTGCGTTACTCCATTCAAAATCCGTATGTTTACATTGATTCCAACATACAAGGATTCATTAATATATTAGAAGGTTGTCGCACAATTAAAGCTGATCATCTTGTCTTTGCAAGCAGCTCGAGTGTATATGGCGGAAATGAGAAAGTGCCATTCAGCGAACACGACAATGTCGATCATCCAATAAGTCTCTACGCTGCGACTAAAAAAGCCAATGAACTCATGGCCCATACTTATAGTCATCTTTATCAAATTCCTGCAACAGGTTTACGTTTTTTTACGGTGTATGGTCCATGGGGAAGGCCTGATATGTCACCTATATTATTCACGAAAGCTATTTTAGCTAATGAGCCTATTCAGGTATTTAATCATGGCGATATGATGCGTGACTTTACTTATATTGACGACATCATAGTATCTGTCAAAGAAACATTATTTAAGTCTGCAACACCTAGTACCAATTTTGATTCGAAAAATCCTGATCCAGCTTCAAGTCATGCACCTTATCGTATTTTTAATATCGGCAATAGTCAGCCCCTGCCCTTGATGCACTTCATTGAAACACTTGAGGATGCTTTAGGTAAAAAAGCAATTATGAAAATGACAGATATGCAACCAGGGGATGTCAAAGAAACTTCAGCAGATACGTCGGAACTTAATCGTTGGGTCAATTTCAAACCTAACACCTCCATCAAGGAAGGCGTTAAGCAATTTGTTGACTGGTATAAAACCTACTACTAA